Proteins encoded together in one Marmota flaviventris isolate mMarFla1 chromosome Y, mMarFla1.hap1, whole genome shotgun sequence window:
- the LOC139703544 gene encoding uncharacterized protein CXorf51A-like, with amino-acid sequence MAKATKKSQKPNADMAQSTSSMKERKNMKTSYHHSRCGRGSKILKSTNKGKKTLQNNSSKRDSEKPSTSLKKSKKTKGTILFGHYHRLNEKLNREPEMENTPETSSISSDDLDSK; translated from the exons ATGGCTAAGGCaaccaagaaatcacagaagcctAATGCAGATATGGCCCAGTCAACATCatcgatgaaagaaagaaagaatatgaagactTCCTATCATCACTCCAGATGCGGAAGAGGCAGCAAG ATACTAAAGTCCACCAATAAGGgtaaaaaaacacttcaaaataattcaagcaaaagagactcagaaaagccttccacatctctgaaaaaatctaagaaaactaaaggaaCAATACTCTTTGGTCATTATCATCggctaaatgaaaaactgaatagagagccagaaatggaaaatacccCAGAAACCTCCAGCATTTCAAGTGATGATCTGGACAGCAAGTAA